The proteins below are encoded in one region of Aquisphaera giovannonii:
- a CDS encoding tetratricopeptide repeat protein, with product MSRQPSPPPPLPARGSPGPARGRLAASLALLAGLLAFTAWVATRSQALEAARGAYVRGDLVDALRLALDHLDRRPWSREAARLAALSLSRLDFAEAAEPYYRRIGELDLEDRQTRAYGLVRGNRRADAIEAYEQILERWPNNVTALRRLAAVQISVNNTPQLLALADRLVKVPGGEAMGQTLRGAVAHMEGDREIAVAAFDRVLAIDPDLKQMPLPHGAFWRYFAEDLLKSGRPEDAQRHLKRALAEESDAVLMTILGRAYFQEGRLDEAESCFKQAAEWDPTDVTSLYELGKVEITRKRFDAAREHLEVARRRAPGRMDVLHELAAAHRLLGHRDESERLEGEIRELRDRSTSARKGKEPWPRYAL from the coding sequence ATGAGTCGGCAACCGAGTCCTCCACCCCCCCTCCCCGCGCGCGGGTCCCCGGGCCCGGCGCGAGGCCGGCTCGCGGCCAGCCTGGCGCTGCTGGCGGGGCTCCTGGCCTTCACCGCGTGGGTCGCGACCCGCTCCCAGGCGCTGGAGGCGGCGAGGGGGGCCTACGTGCGGGGCGACCTGGTCGACGCGCTCCGCCTCGCCCTGGACCACCTGGACCGGCGGCCCTGGAGCCGCGAGGCGGCGAGGCTGGCCGCCCTGTCCCTCAGCCGGCTGGACTTCGCCGAGGCGGCCGAGCCGTACTACCGCCGCATCGGCGAGCTCGACCTGGAAGACCGGCAGACGCGGGCCTACGGCCTGGTTCGCGGCAACCGCCGCGCCGACGCGATCGAGGCGTATGAGCAGATCCTCGAGCGATGGCCCAACAACGTGACGGCGCTGCGACGGCTGGCGGCCGTGCAGATCAGCGTCAACAACACGCCCCAGCTCCTGGCCCTGGCCGACCGGCTCGTGAAGGTCCCCGGCGGCGAGGCGATGGGCCAGACCCTGCGCGGGGCGGTGGCCCACATGGAGGGGGACCGCGAGATCGCCGTCGCGGCCTTCGACCGCGTGCTCGCCATCGACCCCGACCTGAAGCAGATGCCGCTGCCCCACGGCGCGTTCTGGAGATACTTCGCGGAGGACCTGCTGAAGTCCGGGCGTCCCGAGGACGCCCAGCGCCACCTCAAGCGGGCGCTGGCGGAGGAGTCCGACGCCGTGCTCATGACCATCCTGGGGCGGGCCTACTTCCAGGAGGGCCGGCTCGACGAGGCCGAGTCCTGCTTCAAGCAGGCGGCCGAATGGGACCCGACGGACGTGACGTCCCTGTACGAGCTCGGCAAGGTCGAGATCACGCGGAAGCGGTTCGACGCGGCCCGCGAGCACCTCGAGGTCGCCCGCCGTCGGGCCCCCGGGCGCATGGACGTGCTCCACGAGCTCGCGGCGGCCCATCGCCTGCTGGGCCACCGGGACGAGTCGGAGCGGCTCGAGGGCGAGATCCGCGAGCTCCGGGACCGCTCGACGTCGGCCCGCAAGGGGAAGGAGCCATGGCCGCGCTACGCGCTCTGA
- a CDS encoding FG-GAP-like repeat-containing protein: protein MPSFKAALRGGLILAALAAVAAGASYVLVTTAEEGSRPRPATASSTRAAAPARPKAPSAKPWNLRPDGTPQLYGEGWFDDSGYFFGVKFTDEDSDQASLPAIRANVGGRARRGVDYLRNVLAHVPPDSPDAPLQVTQLHLAIGGLFMYEGKFDEAVKEFEAARDSEPDRGELTQANYEALLGVASLRRGEVDNCVACCREESCIFPLAASVVHTRPAGSRGAMRHFAAYLKARPEDLGVRWLYSVAAMTLGEYPDAVPPDLRVPIEPAGPVGTIGRFPNVAPAAGLDPRENMAGGTITDDFDGDGRIDVFTSTSDPEEGCHLYLNKGDGHFEERTDANLEDQVAALNCNQADFDNDGDLDVILMRGGWEKPFRLSLLRNDGKGRFDDVTMAAGLGTPIACQSVAWGDYDNDGKLDLYACGEYVSGAGGASAGSYSYQGNSDARNYCRLYRNNGDGTFADVAEVAGVTNQRRAKGAAWGDYDGDGKIDLYVSNSGSENRLYRNNGDGTFTDVARTLGVAEPIRSFSCWFWDYDNDGRLDIYCTGFGSSLSDIVRSRLNEAGGGERPRLYRNEGPAGFRDVTKDAGLDRVWVVMGSNFGDIDNDGYLDAYLGTGQPACFYVVPNVLLRNVGGARFEDVTPSSGTGHLQKGHGVSMADWDDDGDLDIFLGAGGATPGDKAHNQLFLNPGNANRSLTVKLVGTRSNRAAIGAEVRAVVRGPDGKPSTRLRLVGNGSSFGGNGLAAVIGLGAARSADSLEVRWPGTGGVQTFRDVKGDQSIEITEGKAEYRVIPRKPIPPPAAR, encoded by the coding sequence ATGCCGAGCTTCAAGGCCGCCCTGCGCGGCGGGCTGATCCTGGCGGCGCTCGCCGCCGTGGCGGCCGGGGCCTCGTATGTGCTCGTGACGACCGCGGAGGAGGGGTCGCGCCCGAGGCCGGCGACGGCCTCCTCAACCAGGGCCGCCGCGCCGGCCAGGCCGAAGGCCCCCTCCGCGAAGCCGTGGAACCTGAGGCCCGACGGCACCCCGCAGCTCTACGGCGAGGGCTGGTTCGACGACAGCGGCTACTTCTTCGGCGTCAAGTTCACCGACGAGGACTCGGACCAGGCGTCGCTGCCGGCGATCCGGGCCAACGTGGGCGGCCGGGCCCGCCGCGGGGTGGACTACCTGCGGAACGTCCTGGCCCACGTCCCGCCGGACAGCCCCGACGCCCCGCTCCAGGTCACCCAGCTCCACCTGGCGATCGGCGGCCTGTTCATGTACGAGGGGAAGTTCGACGAGGCCGTGAAGGAGTTCGAGGCCGCCCGCGACTCGGAGCCCGACCGCGGCGAGCTGACGCAGGCCAACTACGAGGCCCTGCTGGGCGTCGCCTCGCTCCGCCGCGGCGAGGTGGACAACTGCGTGGCCTGCTGCCGCGAGGAGAGCTGCATCTTCCCCCTGGCCGCCAGCGTCGTCCACACCCGCCCCGCCGGCTCCCGCGGCGCGATGCGGCACTTCGCCGCCTACCTGAAGGCCCGGCCCGAGGACCTGGGCGTCCGCTGGCTCTACAGCGTCGCCGCGATGACCCTGGGCGAGTACCCCGACGCCGTCCCGCCGGACCTGCGGGTGCCGATCGAGCCGGCCGGCCCCGTCGGCACCATCGGCCGCTTCCCCAACGTCGCCCCCGCGGCCGGCCTGGACCCGCGCGAGAACATGGCCGGCGGCACCATCACCGACGACTTCGACGGCGACGGCCGCATCGACGTGTTCACCTCGACGTCCGACCCCGAGGAGGGGTGCCACCTCTACCTCAACAAGGGCGACGGCCACTTCGAGGAGCGCACCGACGCCAACCTCGAGGACCAGGTCGCCGCGCTGAACTGCAACCAGGCGGACTTCGACAACGACGGCGACCTCGACGTGATCCTCATGCGGGGGGGCTGGGAGAAGCCGTTCCGCCTCTCGCTCCTGCGCAATGACGGCAAGGGCCGCTTCGACGACGTGACCATGGCCGCCGGGCTCGGGACGCCGATCGCCTGCCAGTCCGTCGCCTGGGGCGACTACGACAACGACGGCAAGCTGGACCTCTACGCCTGCGGCGAGTACGTCTCCGGCGCGGGGGGGGCGTCCGCCGGCTCCTACAGCTACCAGGGCAACTCCGACGCCCGCAATTACTGCCGCCTCTACCGCAACAACGGCGACGGCACCTTCGCCGACGTCGCCGAGGTCGCCGGCGTCACCAACCAGCGCCGGGCCAAGGGCGCCGCCTGGGGCGACTACGACGGGGACGGCAAGATCGACCTCTACGTCTCGAACTCGGGCTCGGAGAACCGCCTCTATCGCAACAACGGCGACGGCACCTTCACCGACGTCGCCCGGACGCTGGGCGTCGCCGAGCCGATCCGCAGCTTCTCCTGCTGGTTCTGGGACTACGACAACGACGGCCGCCTGGACATCTACTGCACCGGCTTCGGCTCCTCCCTCTCCGACATCGTCCGCAGCCGCCTCAATGAGGCGGGCGGCGGCGAGCGGCCGCGGCTCTACCGCAACGAGGGCCCGGCCGGATTCCGCGACGTCACCAAGGACGCGGGCCTCGACCGGGTCTGGGTGGTCATGGGCTCCAACTTCGGCGACATCGACAACGACGGATATCTCGACGCCTACCTCGGCACCGGCCAGCCGGCCTGCTTCTACGTCGTGCCCAACGTCCTGCTCCGCAACGTCGGGGGCGCCCGCTTCGAGGACGTGACGCCCTCCAGCGGCACCGGCCACCTCCAGAAGGGCCACGGGGTCTCCATGGCCGACTGGGACGACGACGGGGACCTCGACATCTTCCTGGGCGCCGGCGGGGCGACGCCCGGCGACAAGGCGCACAACCAGCTCTTCCTGAACCCCGGCAACGCCAACCGCTCGCTGACCGTGAAGCTGGTCGGCACCCGCTCCAACCGCGCGGCCATCGGGGCGGAGGTCCGGGCCGTCGTCCGCGGCCCCGACGGCAAGCCGTCCACGCGCCTGCGGCTCGTCGGCAACGGCTCGAGCTTCGGGGGCAACGGCCTGGCCGCGGTCATCGGCCTGGGCGCGGCGAGGTCGGCGGACTCGCTGGAGGTCCGCTGGCCGGGCACCGGCGGCGTGCAGACCTTCCGCGACGTGAAGGGGGACCAGTCGATCGAGATCACCGAGGGCAAGGCCGAATACCGCGTCATCCCCCGCAAGCCGATCCCGCCGCCCGCGGCCCGGTGA
- a CDS encoding tetratricopeptide repeat protein has protein sequence MAGESADLAPAGGTPGVRVRIFLAALIALAGGGALAFSFWHAATPDLAEICALARRGEFDRAEALLSDRLRDDPGDPKAHLLMAQFSMDRPDPRPEAALEHLGRLRPKTREEEALLRFSEGKARYQLKEYGAAEALWYRALELDPRVPEAGWALLDLLDFEGRNDEAHELGMRLFEHEPHPRDRVRLLLEMVRMEVEHIDNGSRVQTFEPAWKADPSNLRLGMAVGFALLRSGEADRGLEVLKGLLDRNPDSPQARETWLAALMDAHRPEQLKAEVARLPGALREDPRFARFLGAVADGDRDWPTAIRMYRRALEFRPYDGATLYRLRLAARASGDAEELRRADDRLRDFKDAESRLADARKEAMDEPTLGVTPRPALYHKLASLRERVGRLDEARAWHRLVLRDAPGDPTSLAALERLK, from the coding sequence ATGGCGGGTGAGTCCGCTGACCTGGCACCGGCGGGGGGGACGCCCGGCGTCCGCGTCCGGATCTTCCTGGCGGCCCTGATCGCGCTGGCCGGGGGCGGCGCCCTGGCCTTCTCCTTCTGGCACGCCGCGACGCCGGACCTGGCGGAGATCTGCGCCCTGGCTCGGCGGGGCGAGTTCGACAGGGCCGAGGCCCTGCTCTCGGACCGCCTCCGGGACGACCCCGGGGACCCGAAGGCCCACCTCCTCATGGCGCAGTTCTCCATGGACCGGCCCGACCCGAGGCCGGAGGCCGCCCTCGAGCACCTCGGCCGACTCCGCCCGAAGACGCGCGAGGAGGAGGCCCTGCTCCGCTTCTCCGAGGGCAAGGCCCGCTACCAGTTGAAGGAATACGGCGCCGCCGAGGCCCTCTGGTATCGGGCCCTGGAGCTGGATCCGCGCGTGCCCGAGGCCGGGTGGGCCCTGCTGGACCTGCTGGACTTCGAGGGGCGGAACGACGAGGCGCACGAGCTGGGGATGCGGCTCTTCGAGCACGAGCCCCATCCGCGCGACCGGGTCCGGCTGCTGCTGGAGATGGTGCGGATGGAGGTCGAGCACATCGACAACGGCTCGCGGGTGCAGACGTTCGAGCCGGCCTGGAAGGCGGATCCGTCGAACCTGCGGCTGGGGATGGCCGTGGGCTTCGCGCTGCTCCGCAGCGGCGAGGCGGACCGGGGGCTGGAGGTCCTCAAGGGCCTGCTGGACCGGAACCCCGACTCGCCCCAGGCCCGCGAGACCTGGCTCGCCGCCTTGATGGACGCCCACCGGCCGGAGCAGCTCAAGGCGGAGGTCGCCCGGCTCCCCGGGGCGCTCCGCGAGGATCCCCGGTTCGCCCGCTTCCTGGGCGCCGTGGCGGACGGCGACCGCGACTGGCCGACGGCGATCCGGATGTACCGGCGGGCCCTCGAATTCCGGCCCTACGACGGGGCGACGCTCTACCGGCTCCGGCTGGCCGCGCGGGCCTCCGGCGACGCGGAGGAGCTCCGCCGCGCGGACGACCGCCTCAGGGACTTCAAGGACGCGGAGTCCCGGCTCGCCGACGCCCGCAAGGAGGCCATGGACGAGCCGACGCTCGGCGTGACGCCCCGCCCGGCCCTCTACCACAAGCTGGCGTCGCTCCGGGAGCGCGTCGGCCGCCTCGACGAGGCCCGCGCCTGGCACCGCCTGGTGCTCCGCGACGCCCCGGGCGACCCCACCAGCCTTGCCGCGCTGGAGAGGCTCAAGTAA
- a CDS encoding tetratricopeptide repeat protein → MTTTQSAPITPAPAPAVASPRRGRAASAILALCAALFVLDAWWYWRDTRPVMSPAAIEGLMRREQYREAAAALRERLRRSPRDVESRLMLARTLGALDDPIGCARELHEVPFWWPDKPEVAFREGQSYLVAQRAKDAEACWLPLIKDDPLHPTPPDVLDAASDQLLGIYATEDRWDDAADVIWETYDRVGPDRRYRLLGMRINSELERVAPAASLPILERYVAADPTDWEALRARARALAALNRKDEAARDFRACLAGRPGDARAWRDYLTMLYDSGDQEGWAALLERPPAAADDEPEAWRHRGLLKEKAEDWEGALRDYRKALELNPYSMASRYRAAQMEQRLGHREAAEEDRKRADELRDARSALRSSFGKLLIAQAARDNHQPPADPDVPAAMRKVADLCGKLGWARLKEAYNALADRS, encoded by the coding sequence ATGACGACCACCCAATCCGCCCCGATCACGCCCGCGCCGGCCCCCGCCGTCGCCTCGCCCCGCCGGGGCCGGGCGGCGTCGGCGATCCTGGCCCTCTGCGCCGCGCTCTTCGTCCTCGACGCCTGGTGGTACTGGCGCGACACCCGGCCCGTGATGAGCCCGGCGGCGATCGAGGGGCTCATGCGTCGCGAGCAGTATCGCGAGGCCGCCGCCGCGCTCCGCGAGCGGCTGCGGCGGTCCCCCCGGGACGTCGAGTCCCGGCTGATGCTGGCCCGGACCCTGGGCGCCCTGGACGACCCGATCGGCTGCGCCCGGGAGCTGCACGAGGTCCCCTTCTGGTGGCCCGACAAGCCCGAGGTGGCCTTCCGCGAGGGGCAGTCCTACCTCGTGGCCCAGCGGGCCAAGGACGCCGAGGCGTGCTGGCTCCCCCTCATCAAGGACGACCCGCTGCACCCGACCCCGCCGGACGTCCTGGACGCCGCCAGCGACCAGCTCCTGGGCATCTATGCGACCGAGGACCGCTGGGACGACGCGGCCGACGTCATCTGGGAGACCTACGACCGCGTCGGCCCCGATCGCCGGTATCGCCTGCTGGGCATGCGCATCAACAGCGAGCTGGAGCGGGTCGCCCCGGCGGCCTCGCTGCCGATCCTCGAGCGCTACGTGGCCGCCGACCCGACCGACTGGGAGGCCCTCCGCGCCCGGGCCCGCGCCCTCGCCGCCCTGAACCGCAAGGACGAGGCCGCGCGCGACTTCCGGGCCTGCCTGGCGGGGCGGCCGGGCGACGCCCGGGCGTGGCGGGACTACCTGACGATGCTCTATGATAGCGGCGACCAGGAGGGCTGGGCCGCCCTGCTGGAAAGGCCCCCGGCGGCGGCCGACGACGAGCCCGAGGCCTGGCGGCACCGCGGCCTCCTCAAGGAGAAGGCCGAGGACTGGGAGGGGGCGCTGCGGGACTACCGCAAGGCCCTGGAGCTGAACCCCTACTCCATGGCCTCCCGCTACCGCGCGGCGCAGATGGAGCAGCGGCTGGGGCATCGCGAGGCCGCCGAGGAGGACCGCAAGCGGGCCGACGAGCTGCGCGACGCCCGCTCCGCCCTGCGGTCCTCGTTCGGCAAGCTCCTCATCGCCCAGGCCGCCCGGGACAACCACCAGCCGCCGGCCGACCCCGACGTGCCGGCCGCCATGCGGAAGGTGGCGGACCTCTGCGGGAAGCTAGGTTGGGCCCGGCTGAAGGAGGCCTACAACGCCCTGGCGGATCGGTCCTGA